A genomic region of Octopus sinensis linkage group LG2, ASM634580v1, whole genome shotgun sequence contains the following coding sequences:
- the LOC115227141 gene encoding uncharacterized protein LOC115227141, translating to MVSDLKELMNKVFSNRRNQFTDHNWLKTCAILALKNVAVDDLNFKLLEQLLGERHMYNSIDTVLNVDEAVNYPVEFLNSLTPPGLSPHNLHLKFGAPVMPLQNLDAPKLCNGTQLII from the coding sequence ATGGTATCTGATTTAAAGGAACTAATGAATAAGGTGTTTTCTAACCGGAGGAATCAGTTTACAGACCACAACTGGCTGAAAACCTGTGCCATTTTAGCTCTAAAAAATGTGGCAGTTGATGATTTGAACTTTAAACTTCTGGAACAGTTGCTAGGTGAGCGTCACATGTATAATTCCATTGACACTGTACTCAACGTTGATGAAGCTGTGAATTATCCAGTTGAATTCTTGAATAGTCTAACACCACCTGGCCTCTCACCTCACAACTTGCACCTCAAGTTTGGGGCACCGGTTATGCCGCTTCAAAACCTCGATGCACCAAAGCTTTGCAATGGCACACAACTTATAATATAG